In one window of Branchiostoma floridae strain S238N-H82 chromosome 14, Bfl_VNyyK, whole genome shotgun sequence DNA:
- the LOC118430562 gene encoding mucin-5AC-like isoform X2: protein MAEASPEGEVDRSLETNIFDCSICLQIFTRPKVLPCGHTFCKNCLVTYVNGDWSFKCPTCMTSVYLAKKGVEGVERLTDNISLGNLRDDFASLTIINKQRSKVEGSIQQSNQQVCARHNDMEVKYYCPSCEEVICGECIVDEHNTHGVTRLVKALEKQAEQAREVMDEGRSWIDKVRGKITETEEAMMMLKLDEDVQSDSVDERAARLKEVLTQAVDKRASDLKKELSALFELKRFALTNRKEELETALATLLNCVEEIERCIASEETIALIRGRKVLQEVIQPLPEKTLLMDEQDSLLVFTPSPFDMPIISLGTVRRTKNACASPSKMGVFSFGKIHSTITFSASPINLPTRSLTTDQNATNSSASTSCFNLPTPTLTTVQSAPNSSTSTSPLNVPSCSLATVQQSPNASTSNVTSPINLPTRSLTTDQNAPNSSTTTSSPNVPSLCFTTVQNTPNSSTCSASTSTSPINVPAWSLRMVESDIWTRGTPKFSSKTVQRVRKPVVRKSSETTHAVDAFVKSLQQRSEEQHLLDPTFPKMCPERPRVTSVGAECAGNDVSQARPTNSGTGSHQDIVQVLLREPQSSTGVKWQPSSNPNHSSAAGTNTLPQSAPMERTGQQQLPIFKAQQQQGPRRYLHVKRNTKKVNKVKDTVAKNFKFEIPHRDDASGGGNIDPSSSESTVVDNPQTNSMPTDAEGSVKDTSTSAEESTPQGAAALSDGTNAKSSDLDV, encoded by the exons ATGGCGGAAGCATCACCAGAAGGAGAAGTCGATCGGAGCTTGGAGACGAACATTTTCGACTGCAGCATCTGTCTACAGATcttcaccaggcccaaggtgctgccatGCGGCCACACCTTCTGTAAGAACTGTCTGGTAACGTACGTTAATGGCGACTGGTCCTTCAAGTGTCCGACGTGTATGACATCTGTGTACTTGGCCAAGAAAGGCGTAGAGGGAGTTGAACGTTTAACAGACAACATCTCCTTGGGAAATCTTCGAGATGACTTTGCAAGTCTCACAATTATCAACAAACAGCGCAGCAAAGTTGAGGGTTCCATACAACAGAGTAACCAGCAAGTTTGTGCAAGGCATAACGACATGGAAGTCAAGTACTATTGCCCTAGCTGTGAGGAAGTTATCTGTGGAGAGTGTATAGTTGATGAACATAACACGCACGGAGTCACCAGGCTTGTCAAAGCTTTGGAGAAGCAAGCTGAACAAGCCAGAGAAGTCATGGACGAGGGAAGGAGCTGGATTGATAAAGTGAGAGGAAAAATCACAGAAACAGAAGAAGCAATGATGATGTTGAAGTTGGATGAGGATGTACAGAGCGATTCAGTGGACGAAAGGGCGGCCAGGCTGAAAGAGGTGCTAACACAAGCTGTGGATAAACGTGCAAGCGACTTAAAGAAAGAGTTGAGCGCCTTGTTTGAGCTGAAGCGATTCGCTCTCACAAACCGTAAGGAAGAACTAGAGACAGCGCTAGCAACCTTACTGAACTGCGTGGAAGAAATTGAGCGTTGCATCGCCTCGGAAGAAACCATTGCTTTGATCAGGGGGAGGAAGGTGTTACAGGAAGTGATCCAGCCATTGCCAGAAAAAACACTGTTGATGGACGAACAGGACAGTTTGCTGGTTTTCACGCCTAGCCCTTTTGATATGCCAATAATCTCGCTTGGAACTGTCCGCAGGACCAAGAACGCTTGCGCCAGTCCTTCGAAGATGGGTGTATTTTCTTTTGGGAAAATCCATAGCACAATAACGTTTAGTGCCAGTCCCATCAACCTGCCTACACGGTCCCTTACAACAGACCAAAATGCCACAAACTCTAGCGCAAGTACCAGTTGTTTCAACCTGCCTACGCCAACCCTGACAACAGTCCAAAGTGCCCCAAATTCTAGCACAAGTACCAGTCCTCTCAATGTGCCTTCATGCTCACTTGCAACAGTCCAACAATCCCCAAATGCCAGcacaagtaacgttaccagtCCTATCAACCTGCCTACGCGGTCCCTTACAACAGACCAAAATGCCCCAAACTCTAGCACAACTACCAGTTCTCCGAATGTGCCTTCATTGTGCTTTACAACTGTCCAAAATACTCCAAACTCTAGTACTTGCAGTGCTAGTACCAGCACCAGTCCTATCAATGTGCCTGCATGGTCACTTAGAATGGTTGAAAGTGACATTTGGACCCGTGGTACACCCAAGTTTTCGTCAAAAACAGTACAGAGAGTAAGGAAGCCCGTTGTGCGAAAGTCTTCAGAGACAACCCATGCAGTGGATGCATTCGTTAAAAGCCTGCAACAAAGAAGTGAGGAACAG CATCTACTGGATCCCACATTCCCTAAAATGTGTCCTGAAAGGCCCAGGGTAACCTCGGTTGGAGCAGAGTGTGCCGGGAATGACGTCAGCCAAGCCAGACCCACCAACTCAGGGACAGGTAGTCATCAGGACATAGTACAG GTGCTGTTAAGGGAACCACAGTCTTCCACTGGGGTAAAATGGCAGCCCTCGTCGAATCCAAACCACTCTTCAGCTGCAGGGACCAACACACTGCCACAGTCAGCACCAATGGAAAGAACAGGACAGCAACAGCTACCCATCTTCAAGGCACAGCAG CAACAAGGACCACGTCGTTACCTACACGTTAAGAGAAATACCAAGAAGGTCAACAAGGTCAAGGACACTGTTGCAAAGAACTTCAAGTTCGAGATTCCTCATAGAGATGACGCAAGTGGAGGCGGTAACATCGACCCTTCCAGCTCAGAAAGTACTGTTGTGGACAACCCCCAG ACCAACTCTATGCCTACCGATGCTGAGGGTTCAGTCAAGGACACAAGCACCAGTGCAGAAGAGTCTACTCCACAGGGTGCCGCGGCCCTTTCTGATGGTACC aATGCCAAGAGCAGTGATTTGGATGTCTAG
- the LOC118430562 gene encoding mucin-5AC-like isoform X1 has protein sequence MAEASPEGEVDRSLETNIFDCSICLQIFTRPKVLPCGHTFCKNCLVTYVNGDWSFKCPTCMTSVYLAKKGVEGVERLTDNISLGNLRDDFASLTIINKQRSKVEGSIQQSNQQVCARHNDMEVKYYCPSCEEVICGECIVDEHNTHGVTRLVKALEKQAEQAREVMDEGRSWIDKVRGKITETEEAMMMLKLDEDVQSDSVDERAARLKEVLTQAVDKRASDLKKELSALFELKRFALTNRKEELETALATLLNCVEEIERCIASEETIALIRGRKVLQEVIQPLPEKTLLMDEQDSLLVFTPSPFDMPIISLGTVRRTKNACASPSKMGVFSFGKIHSTITFSASPINLPTRSLTTDQNATNSSASTSCFNLPTPTLTTVQSAPNSSTSTSPLNVPSCSLATVQQSPNASTSNVTSPINLPTRSLTTDQNAPNSSTTTSSPNVPSLCFTTVQNTPNSSTCSASTSTSPINVPAWSLRMVESDIWTRGTPKFSSKTVQRVRKPVVRKSSETTHAVDAFVKSLQQRSEEQHLLDPTFPKMCPERPRVTSVGAECAGNDVSQARPTNSGTGSHQDIVQVLLREPQSSTGVKWQPSSNPNHSSAAGTNTLPQSAPMERTGQQQLPIFKAQQELSALLQQQGPRRYLHVKRNTKKVNKVKDTVAKNFKFEIPHRDDASGGGNIDPSSSESTVVDNPQTNSMPTDAEGSVKDTSTSAEESTPQGAAALSDGTNAKSSDLDV, from the exons ATGGCGGAAGCATCACCAGAAGGAGAAGTCGATCGGAGCTTGGAGACGAACATTTTCGACTGCAGCATCTGTCTACAGATcttcaccaggcccaaggtgctgccatGCGGCCACACCTTCTGTAAGAACTGTCTGGTAACGTACGTTAATGGCGACTGGTCCTTCAAGTGTCCGACGTGTATGACATCTGTGTACTTGGCCAAGAAAGGCGTAGAGGGAGTTGAACGTTTAACAGACAACATCTCCTTGGGAAATCTTCGAGATGACTTTGCAAGTCTCACAATTATCAACAAACAGCGCAGCAAAGTTGAGGGTTCCATACAACAGAGTAACCAGCAAGTTTGTGCAAGGCATAACGACATGGAAGTCAAGTACTATTGCCCTAGCTGTGAGGAAGTTATCTGTGGAGAGTGTATAGTTGATGAACATAACACGCACGGAGTCACCAGGCTTGTCAAAGCTTTGGAGAAGCAAGCTGAACAAGCCAGAGAAGTCATGGACGAGGGAAGGAGCTGGATTGATAAAGTGAGAGGAAAAATCACAGAAACAGAAGAAGCAATGATGATGTTGAAGTTGGATGAGGATGTACAGAGCGATTCAGTGGACGAAAGGGCGGCCAGGCTGAAAGAGGTGCTAACACAAGCTGTGGATAAACGTGCAAGCGACTTAAAGAAAGAGTTGAGCGCCTTGTTTGAGCTGAAGCGATTCGCTCTCACAAACCGTAAGGAAGAACTAGAGACAGCGCTAGCAACCTTACTGAACTGCGTGGAAGAAATTGAGCGTTGCATCGCCTCGGAAGAAACCATTGCTTTGATCAGGGGGAGGAAGGTGTTACAGGAAGTGATCCAGCCATTGCCAGAAAAAACACTGTTGATGGACGAACAGGACAGTTTGCTGGTTTTCACGCCTAGCCCTTTTGATATGCCAATAATCTCGCTTGGAACTGTCCGCAGGACCAAGAACGCTTGCGCCAGTCCTTCGAAGATGGGTGTATTTTCTTTTGGGAAAATCCATAGCACAATAACGTTTAGTGCCAGTCCCATCAACCTGCCTACACGGTCCCTTACAACAGACCAAAATGCCACAAACTCTAGCGCAAGTACCAGTTGTTTCAACCTGCCTACGCCAACCCTGACAACAGTCCAAAGTGCCCCAAATTCTAGCACAAGTACCAGTCCTCTCAATGTGCCTTCATGCTCACTTGCAACAGTCCAACAATCCCCAAATGCCAGcacaagtaacgttaccagtCCTATCAACCTGCCTACGCGGTCCCTTACAACAGACCAAAATGCCCCAAACTCTAGCACAACTACCAGTTCTCCGAATGTGCCTTCATTGTGCTTTACAACTGTCCAAAATACTCCAAACTCTAGTACTTGCAGTGCTAGTACCAGCACCAGTCCTATCAATGTGCCTGCATGGTCACTTAGAATGGTTGAAAGTGACATTTGGACCCGTGGTACACCCAAGTTTTCGTCAAAAACAGTACAGAGAGTAAGGAAGCCCGTTGTGCGAAAGTCTTCAGAGACAACCCATGCAGTGGATGCATTCGTTAAAAGCCTGCAACAAAGAAGTGAGGAACAG CATCTACTGGATCCCACATTCCCTAAAATGTGTCCTGAAAGGCCCAGGGTAACCTCGGTTGGAGCAGAGTGTGCCGGGAATGACGTCAGCCAAGCCAGACCCACCAACTCAGGGACAGGTAGTCATCAGGACATAGTACAG GTGCTGTTAAGGGAACCACAGTCTTCCACTGGGGTAAAATGGCAGCCCTCGTCGAATCCAAACCACTCTTCAGCTGCAGGGACCAACACACTGCCACAGTCAGCACCAATGGAAAGAACAGGACAGCAACAGCTACCCATCTTCAAGGCACAGCAG GAACTGTCTGCACTGTTGCAGCAACAAGGACCACGTCGTTACCTACACGTTAAGAGAAATACCAAGAAGGTCAACAAGGTCAAGGACACTGTTGCAAAGAACTTCAAGTTCGAGATTCCTCATAGAGATGACGCAAGTGGAGGCGGTAACATCGACCCTTCCAGCTCAGAAAGTACTGTTGTGGACAACCCCCAG ACCAACTCTATGCCTACCGATGCTGAGGGTTCAGTCAAGGACACAAGCACCAGTGCAGAAGAGTCTACTCCACAGGGTGCCGCGGCCCTTTCTGATGGTACC aATGCCAAGAGCAGTGATTTGGATGTCTAG